The genomic DNA GGGTGCAGCTGGATCGCCGACCCTGGGAGCATCGCGGTGAGCGGACCCTCGACCGCGTCGGCCACAGCCTGCGCCTTGCCGTCGCCGAACGCCAGCAGCACCAGGTGGCGCGCCTGCAGGATCGTGCCGAGGCCCTGCGTCATGCAGTGCATGGGAACCTGGTCGATCGAGTCGAAGAATCGCGCGTTGTCCTCGCGGGTCTGCTGCGTGAGCGTCTTCACCCTGGTGCGCGATGCGAATGACGAGCCCGGCTCGTTGAATCCGATGTGGCCGTCGGTGCCGATACCGAGGATCTGCAGGTCGACGCCGCCCGCAGCCTCGATCGCCGCCTCGTAGTCGGCGCCCGCATGCTCGATGCCGGCGGTCGCGCCATTGGGCACGTGGATCTGATCGGGGTTCAGGCCGAGCGGCTCGACGACCTCACGGGTGATCACCGAGCGGTAGCTCTCCGGATGCTTCGGGTCGATGCCCACGTACTCGTCCAGCGCGAAGCCGCGCACCTGCGACACGTCGGTTCCCGCGAGTCGGCCGTGCAGCGCCTCGTAGACCGGCAGCGGTGTGGATCCCGTCGCCAGCCCCAGCACGGCATCGGGCCGAGTGGCGATGAGTCGCACGATCTCGTCGGCGACCAGTGCACCCGCAGCGGCGGCGTTCTCGACGATGACGACTTCAGCCATGGGCGGCGATCTCCTTTTGAGGTGTGTGCGCTCCGACCAGCGCGGCGCCGAGGGCAGCCGCAGGGGAACCGGAGGGAAGCAGTTCGATTCTCTCATCGAGATGCAGTGAACGCAGAAACGGCGAGCCCTTCGCGTCCGTGATGAGAGCGTTGCGGATGCCGTCGCCGACGCGGTCGCCGAGAGCGGTGAGTCCGCCGCCGATGACGACCGATTCGACGTCGGCGCTCAGCACGAGAACGCGCACTGCGGCCGCCGCGCCGCGGAAGAGGTCGGCACGGAGCCGGAGCGCGTCGCCGTCCCCCCGATCGGCGGCATCGAAGATGTCGCGGACCGGCAGCGACCCCGGTCGTCCCCAGGCTCGGGCGAGCGCGCCGCCACCGCACAGGGTCTCGATGCAGCCGCGCTGTCCGCAGCTGCAGACGCGCCCATTCGGGTCGACGGAGATGTGGCCCACCTCGCCCGCGGTGCCGCGTGATCCACGCCAGATCGCGCCGTCGATCACGATCCCGGCGGCGACGCCGGTGCCGAGGTTCAGATATGCCATCGACGCGGACTCTCCGCGGAGTGCCGCAGCGCCGAGTGCGGCAGCCTTCACATCGTTCTCGACGACGACGGGCACCCCGAGACGCGCAGACGAGACAGACGCGAGATCGAGCGACTCGACGCCCAGGTTCACGGCATGCAGCACGCGGCCGTTCGCGGTGTCGACGAGGCCCGGAATCCCGATGCCGACGCTCGTCACGTCGGCGGCCGAGACGTCGGATGCCGCACACAGCTCCCGCACGCTCTCCACGACATCGGCGACGACAGCCTCGTCGCCATGACCGCTGGGGCGGCGGATTCGACCGACGATCTCGTCTGCGTCCGTGACGGCGACGGCATCCGTCTTGGTACCGCCGATGTCCAGGCCGATGCGCACCGGCCGTCCTACGAGACCGGGGTGCCCTGCTGATGCCACTACGAGACTCCCAATTGAGCGGACAGCACCATGACCGCGGCGCCGCGCAGCACGATGTCGCTCTGCGCAGTGAGCCTGATCACGACATCGTCGAAGACGCCCTCGAGCGTTCGCTCCCGCAGGGTCGAGGTCGCGGCTTCGATCAGCGTGCCGTCCAGCAGGTCGGCGGGCCCGGAGAGCACGACCTCCGAGAGATCGAGGGCCGTCACGATCGGTGCGATCGCGATCGCCAGGCGAGCACCCGCATCACGCAGGATCTCCTCGCGCGCCTCCGGCTGCGCCTGGACGGCATCCCGCAGTCGCGTGACGCTGAGCCAGGCCTCCAGACAGCCGTCCCGACCGCAGACGCAGCGGGGGCCACCGTCGGTGCCGACGACGACGTGACCGATCTCGCCCGCGGCGAAGCGGCTGCCGAGCAGCGGCTGGCTTCCGGAGATGAGCCCGGCTCCCACGCCGACACCGATCTTGACGAGCATGAAATCGGCCCTGGCGTCGCCGAAGGTGTACTCGGCGAGGACCGCGGCGTTCGCGTCGTTGCGGGCGAGCACCGGGAGTCCGAGGTCGCCGCCGAGCTGTGCCTCGAGCGGGAAATCGGTCCAGCCGAGGTTGGGAGAGCTCAGCACGACGCCGTCCGGGCGCACCACACCGGGTGTTCCGACTCCGACGCCGAGCAGCGGCGCGGTCGCAGCGGCCACCAGCATGCCGGCGAGTTCACGCAGCGCCGCGTACGCGACGTCGCCGTCCGGCTGCTCGGGACGTGCGGTCTCGCGTCGCTCGATCACGTCTCCGTCGAGGCTCAGCACCGCTCCGCGGAACGCCTCGGCGTCGGAGAGGTCGATGCCGATGATCTGATGGCCGAGCCGGTCGATGTCGATGAGGATCGGAGGCTTGCCCGGGCCGGCGGTCTCGCGCACGCCGAGCTCGACGACGATGCCGTCGGCGATGAACTCCGCGACGAGGTCGGAGATGGTCACCCTGGTGAGGCCGGTCTCCCGCGAGAGGTCTGCGCGGCTCATCGCACCCGAGTGGTAGAGCGTCTGCAGCACGAGAGCACGGTTGTGTCCGCGGGCATGCTCTGGCAGCACCTTGGAGCGCGAGCGCAGGTGACGGGAGGGTCCGAAGGCATGCGCATTGGCGCCGGCGAGGTAGACCGGCGCCGCGTGGCTCGACTCATCCGATTCGGACATATTTGTTAGTAGACCTTACGAACGTGGAATCTGCAACCTTCGACCCGCCACGGGAGCGGGAGGGTTACCGAACCGTTACTCAACTCGCGCCCCGTCGCATGTGTCCGGCGAATGCGGCCGCAGCCCTTCGACGAGACCGGCGACGACCTGCTCGCGCGCGGCGACGGTCATGGGCCTTCCGGGGACGCCCGGCCGCCGCTGATCGATTGCCGACCCGTCGAGAGGACGATATCGCACCCCGGCTGCCGTCAGCCGTCTCAGCTGCACCTCGAGGCGCCGCAGGAACGAGTCGCCGTCGCCAGGATCGCCGCCGACCCAGAGCCGCTCGGCGATCGCGCTGAGCCTCGGGAACATCGCGAAGTCCACGCGATCGCGGGTCGGCAGGTGCTCTGTCCAGACATTGGCCTGTCCCCCGACGACCCCTTCGGGCAGACGCAGGGTATACGCGTGCTCGATCGTCAGGGGCGGGCCCACCGGCACCGGCTCGTCGGCCGACTCGGACTGCCGGTAGTCGAGATAGGTCTCGAGGTCAGGGCAGCCCACCACAGGGATGCCGCGCCGGATCGCCTCCTCGAGTGCGACAGGTCCGCGCCAGGCGAGAATCCGCACGCCATCGGGAACCTCGCCCTCGAGCACCTCGTCCCATGCGAGCGCCGTGCGCCCGTGAGAGCGTACGTGTTCGACGAAATGCCTGGTGAACCACGGCTGCACGTCTCGAGGGGACGCAAGCCCGAGCTCCTGCATCCGCGCCGCCGCAGCCGGGCTCTCCGCCCATTCCGTGACCGGCACCTCATCGCCGCCGATCCCGATCCACGGCGAGTCGAAGATGTCGCACAGCGCATCGATCGCAGCGCGGCCGAACGCCAACGAGTCCTCGGTCGGCGCCAGGGTGCGAGGGTTCACCCCGAAGCGCTCCCACGGCCCGGAGACGGGTTCTGAGGCGTCGACATTGCCCAGCGCCGGATACGCGGCGAGCGCTGCCTGCACGTGGCCGGGGAGTTCGACCTCCGGCACGATCGTGATGAAACGCTCCGCGGCGTAGGCGACCAGCTCGCGCAGCTCGGTCGTCGTGTAATGCCCATCGTGCACGCCGGGTTCGACGGTGGCGAGTGGCCCGTGTCCACGCTGCGTCGCCTCCCGGCGGGCGCCGATCTCGGTGAGCCGCGGGAAGCCCGGAACCTCGAACCGCCAGCCCTGATCGTCGGTGAGGTGCAGGTGCAGGATGTTCAGCTGGTGCAGCGCCAGCAGATCGATCAGGCGGCGGATGTCCTCGGCGGGCCGGAAGTGCCGTGCGACATCGAGCATCGCGCCGCGCCAGCTGTAGGCGGGTGATCCCTCCCATTCGCCGGCGGGGATGCGCGCGGCGTCGTCCTCCGGTGCGCGTAACTGGCGCAGGGCCGTGACACCGCGGAAGACGCCTTCCGGGGTCGCGCCGCTCACCTCGATACCGATGGATGCGACGGTGATGCGGAACGCCTCGTCGCCGATACGACCGGCGGCGGTCGCCCTCTCCCCCACAGCGGGATCGAGGGTCAGCGAGATGGGCGGGCGATCGGCATCGGCGGCGGGAAGCCCCCTGGTCAGGGAGTCGGCGACGACGGCGAGCGCCGCCGGCGCATGCACAGGAGTCTGCGTCGTCCACACGAAAGGCTCCTCCGCCGCGTCGATCCTGGCGTCGATCGACGGCACGGTCGCACGATGTGGCGGCGGTGGCATCCGGAGAGCACGTCCTGGAGTGTTTCCGGTCACCGCCCCCTCCGCGACGACGGGGATGCCGTCGACCAGCACCTCGACGACCCCGATCGGAGGAGTTCGTGGTTCATCGAATGTGGCGCCGGCTGCGACGGTGTCGGGATCGAACAGCACGAGGTCGGCAGTCGCGCCCTCTCGGATCACGCCGCGCGGCGCGTCGCCGCGATCCAGGCCGAGACGGGCCGCCGGGGCGCCGGACAGGTGGCGCACGGCCTCCTCGAGCGTCAGCACTCCGAGCTCGCGCACGTAATGCCCGAGATAGCGCGCGAAGGCGCCGAACCCGCGCGGATGCGGCTTCGCGCCTACCAGGATGCCGTCGCTGCCCGCGGTGTGCCGCTCGTGCTGCATGATCGCCCGAACGTTTTCCTCATCGCCTATGTGCATCAGGATGCCGGTGGCCCCGGCATCCGCCACGATGGTGTCGAGCACGACGTCGACTGCACGCCGGCCGTCCTGCTCTGCGATCTGCGCGACGGTCCTGCCGACGAGCGGGGCGAGCGCGGCGTTCGCAGTGCCGACGATCTCGATGCTCGACCAGTCCGCGCGTTCGCCATGGAACCCGTCGCAGCCGATCTCCTCGAGCTCGACGCGCACCTGCTCGCGGCCGTCGTCGTCCAGCATCCCGATCGCGGCGACGAGGTCGCCGCCCTCGGCGAGACGGCTCGGCAGCAGCGCGGTCAACGTGGTCGCACCCGGTAGGTACGGGTAGGTGTCGAGCGTGACCTCGACGCCGTCCGCGCTCGCCTCGTCGATCAGCGCGAGCAGCTCGGCTGCGCGACCGCGATTGGGCGCGAAATTCATCGTGGCGTGCGTGAGGTGGATGGGGCATCCGGTGCGCCGTCCGATGTCGAGCGCCTCGCGGTAGGCGTCGATAGCCGCGGCGCCGTAGCTTCGGGTGTGCGGCGCCCAGTATCCGCCGCGCTCGGCGACGATGCGGCAGAGCGTCTCGAGCTCTGCCGTCGAGGCGTACATGCCCGGGGTGTAGGTGAGGCCGCTCGACATTCCGAACGCGCCGGCGTCGAGCGCCGCTTCGAGCATGTCGCCCATCTGCCGCAGTTCAGCACGGGTGGCCGGACGGTTCTCGTGCCCGACGGCGATCATGCGCAGGTTGCCCTGCGGCACGAGCACCGCGACGTTGGCCACCGTGGCTGCGTCGATCGCGGCGAGCAGATCGTCCATCGTGCGCCACGGGACCTGCGCCGGCAGACCGTTCCAGCCCGCGATCTGCGCAGGGATGACGGATGCCGTGGCATCGTCGAGCGGCGCGTAGCCGAGGCCGTCCTGTCCGATCACCTCGGTCGTGACACCCTGCAGGATCTTGGCCTGATGATCCGCACCCTCCAGCACCGCCAGGTCGCTGTGCGCGTGCATGTCGATGAATCCGGGCGCGAGCACCAGGCCACGAGCATCGATCTCGACGGCACCCGCTGGAACGTCCAGAGTCCGCGCGGCCCCCTTGCGTACGACGGCGACGATCCGCATGCCCTCGACAGCGACGTCCGCGGTGAAGCGCGCAGCGCCGGTGCCGTCGACCACCGTCGCGTCGCGATAGATGCGAACACGCCCCTCGGCGGCCCGCTCTGCGCTCAGCATCACGTTGGGAGGCAACCGATCCGACATTTGTTGAGGCATCTAACAATGCTACTAGGCTGGTCGGATGAGCACGAAGACGCGAATCACGACCACCTCCGCCCCGGCCCCGGCGCACACGTTCTCGCAGGGTGTCCGCAAGGGTCCGTTCGTCCAGGTGTCCGGCCAGGGCCCTGTCGACCCTGCGACCGACGAGTACCTCTTCCCCGGTGACGTCGCGGCGCAGACCACTCGCACTCTCGAGAACGTCAAGGCCATCGTCGAGGCATCCGGTGCGACGTTCGACGACGTCGTCATGCTGCGCGTGTACCTCACGAAGCGTGAGGATTTCGCCACCATGAACGATGCCTACGGCGAGTTCGTCAGCGCGCACACGACCGGCGGCGTCCTGCCATCGCGCACCACCGTCTTCACTGGCCTGCCCCGCGAGGAGATGCTCGTCGAGATCGACGGCATCGCGATCGTCGCGGAGTGATCGGCACGCGCTGAGTACGCGTCGATGGGGCGCTCTCCCCATCGTCACCGGCGCGCGAGTTGTGTTTGACTGGGTGCACGACCGGAGAATCGCACCGCAATTCGTGGTGCCGTCATTGAGGGGAAACCTATGAACCGCCGCATGGACCATCGCCGCTGTCGCCGTGCTCGGCCTCAGCGCCTGCTCGGGCTCGCCCGCCGCTGAGGACGACACCTCGAACGGGTCCGGCGACTCAGCCCCGGTCGAAGAGACCAACACCGACCAGTCCGTCGAGGACGCCTGCGGGATCGTCCTTCCGAAGCTGCAGGAGGCCAACGCCGCGGCGAGCGAGATCGACACGACCGGCGCCACCGACCCGCAGACCACCGTCGACCAGTTCAGCACGGTCGTCGATGCCTTCGGTGAAGCCGCAGACAGCGTCGACAACGTCGAGGTGAAGGAAGCGACCTCTGCCGTGCACGAGGACTTCGCCGCACTCGGCGACGTGCTCTCCAAGGTGCTGATCGACCAGGACCTCACCGCCGCCGAGGGCATGACCACCATCACCGCCGATCTCACCGAGTCGGCGACGGCGCTGCAGGAACTCTGCAGCTGACCTCTGAACATCGAAAGCCCCGTGGCCCTTTTTGTCCTATCTCACGAAAGGTGGCAGAGGGTGAGACGCGAGATCCCCGGGATCACTAGTGTCTGAAGTGACGTCGAGCCGTCAGTATTCTCACGAAACATGTCAGTAATCGCGTTTCACTCTGACGCCTCCATCGACCTGCCGGAAACGTCGAGCGGACGGTATTGGTGCAACAGGTTCCGGCAGGGGTTTTCGGCAGCTGCTTGATCGGCGTGTCTGCCCACACCCGGACCAACATCCTCAGCCTGCCAAAAATCGATTGATTTCGGCAGGCCCGAGCAAGAGAGGATGGTGTCGTAGCCGATGCCCAATTCCTACCGCACAACCCGCCGTTTCGGGAAGAACACGATTCATGGTGTCTAGACGTGAACCTGGGCGATGACCTCGCCGAATTCCGTCTCTCCGATCGGTTCAAAGCCCACACTGCGGAAGAAGGCCTCGGGGCCGGTCTCGCCGGCTTCGTACATGACGTTGACGTGGTCGAATCCGCGTTGGCATGCTTCCTCCGTCAGTTTCTCCACGGCGAAGCGGCCGATGCCACGGCGCTGTTCGTCGGCGTCGACGTTGATACGCCACAGGACGGAGCGGAAGTGCTCGTAGGGTGCTTCGGGTTCGAAGTTCGCGCTGAGGAAGCCGACGACCTGGTCGTCGTCGAGCACGACCCGTTGCCATGACGTGAGCGGGTTCACCACTGTGGCCGCGATGCCGTAGCTCACGGGGGAGAGGAACTCCTCTTGTCCGGGCTTGAGTGACATGTTGTTGACGTCGACGATCGTTGAGGGAGAAAGCTCGACAAGTTGGAGCACTTCTCATCACTCCTCTCGAATTTGAGTTTCGCTTCCTTGGCTTCTTTGGCGACCCTCGAGGCCGCTGCCCGGAGCCCTCCGGCGGGGCTCCGGGCACCTCGTGAAGGTCACGACCGGTCCGGGGGTGATCGGACTCTCGATCTGACTCTCGCCGCCGGGCGTCGATCGACAAGGCGCCATCCTGCGTTCCCGCCCCAGACCCGGGAAACGTGATTGTGTGGTGGGCACGGGAGGGTTTCGAGGATGACGCGATCACCGAAGCCGCAGGCGGTCATGATCGCCGCGAATTGGGCCGTCACCCACTCTCGGTCCTGCAGCAGCAATTCGAGGGTGTCCTGCTGGGTAGCCGGTGGGGAATCGACGCCGGTCGCGGTGGTGGTGTTCAGGACCATATCGACACCTCCTGTCGGCGGTGGAGAGTGCGCTCCGGTCAGGCGCTGATGCTCTTGGCCTCCTTCCTGCCCGATATGGCGTCGCGGCTGCCGATGCTGATCTTGCGGGGCTTGGCCTGCTCGGCGATAGGGATCCGCAGCCGCAGCACGCCGGCGGTGTAATCGGCGTCGACCTTCTCCGTGTCCAGCGCGTCGCCTAGCACCAGCTGGCGGCTGAAAACACCCCAGGAGCGCTCGGCAGCGACGGCGTTCGCGGCATCCGGCATGTGACTGAGCCGTTCGGCGCGGATGGTCAGCACATTGCGCTCCACGTCGATGTCGAGCTTGTCCGAGTCAATGCCGGGCAGGTCGAGCTCGACTACGAACTCGTCCCCTTCCCGCCACGCGTCCAGCGGCATGCTCGATGGCCGGGCGGCGGTTCCGAAGATCTGCTGTGTGAGCCGGTCGAGGTCACGGAATGGGTCATTGTGTTGCAACAGCATTTCTGCATCTCCTCCATCTCACTGTAGTTGTGGGCCACTCGATAATCTGTGTCGAGTGGTATAGGTTTTATACATCTGATCCCATAGGTATTGCAAGCCCGGAAGGGAAGAGAATTT from Microbacterium profundi includes the following:
- a CDS encoding ROK family protein encodes the protein MRIGLDIGGTKTDAVAVTDADEIVGRIRRPSGHGDEAVVADVVESVRELCAASDVSAADVTSVGIGIPGLVDTANGRVLHAVNLGVESLDLASVSSARLGVPVVVENDVKAAALGAAALRGESASMAYLNLGTGVAAGIVIDGAIWRGSRGTAGEVGHISVDPNGRVCSCGQRGCIETLCGGGALARAWGRPGSLPVRDIFDAADRGDGDALRLRADLFRGAAAAVRVLVLSADVESVVIGGGLTALGDRVGDGIRNALITDAKGSPFLRSLHLDERIELLPSGSPAAALGAALVGAHTPQKEIAAHG
- a CDS encoding Hsp20/alpha crystallin family protein produces the protein MLLQHNDPFRDLDRLTQQIFGTAARPSSMPLDAWREGDEFVVELDLPGIDSDKLDIDVERNVLTIRAERLSHMPDAANAVAAERSWGVFSRQLVLGDALDTEKVDADYTAGVLRLRIPIAEQAKPRKISIGSRDAISGRKEAKSISA
- a CDS encoding GNAT family N-acetyltransferase → MSLKPGQEEFLSPVSYGIAATVVNPLTSWQRVVLDDDQVVGFLSANFEPEAPYEHFRSVLWRINVDADEQRRGIGRFAVEKLTEEACQRGFDHVNVMYEAGETGPEAFFRSVGFEPIGETEFGEVIAQVHV
- the nagB gene encoding glucosamine-6-phosphate deaminase is translated as MAEVVIVENAAAAGALVADEIVRLIATRPDAVLGLATGSTPLPVYEALHGRLAGTDVSQVRGFALDEYVGIDPKHPESYRSVITREVVEPLGLNPDQIHVPNGATAGIEHAGADYEAAIEAAGGVDLQILGIGTDGHIGFNEPGSSFASRTRVKTLTQQTREDNARFFDSIDQVPMHCMTQGLGTILQARHLVLLAFGDGKAQAVADAVEGPLTAMLPGSAIQLHPHATVVVDEAAASRLKLADYYRYTFDNKPAWQGL
- a CDS encoding RidA family protein → MSTKTRITTTSAPAPAHTFSQGVRKGPFVQVSGQGPVDPATDEYLFPGDVAAQTTRTLENVKAIVEASGATFDDVVMLRVYLTKREDFATMNDAYGEFVSAHTTGGVLPSRTTVFTGLPREEMLVEIDGIAIVAE
- a CDS encoding family 20 glycosylhydrolase; the encoded protein is MPQQMSDRLPPNVMLSAERAAEGRVRIYRDATVVDGTGAARFTADVAVEGMRIVAVVRKGAARTLDVPAGAVEIDARGLVLAPGFIDMHAHSDLAVLEGADHQAKILQGVTTEVIGQDGLGYAPLDDATASVIPAQIAGWNGLPAQVPWRTMDDLLAAIDAATVANVAVLVPQGNLRMIAVGHENRPATRAELRQMGDMLEAALDAGAFGMSSGLTYTPGMYASTAELETLCRIVAERGGYWAPHTRSYGAAAIDAYREALDIGRRTGCPIHLTHATMNFAPNRGRAAELLALIDEASADGVEVTLDTYPYLPGATTLTALLPSRLAEGGDLVAAIGMLDDDGREQVRVELEEIGCDGFHGERADWSSIEIVGTANAALAPLVGRTVAQIAEQDGRRAVDVVLDTIVADAGATGILMHIGDEENVRAIMQHERHTAGSDGILVGAKPHPRGFGAFARYLGHYVRELGVLTLEEAVRHLSGAPAARLGLDRGDAPRGVIREGATADLVLFDPDTVAAGATFDEPRTPPIGVVEVLVDGIPVVAEGAVTGNTPGRALRMPPPPHRATVPSIDARIDAAEEPFVWTTQTPVHAPAALAVVADSLTRGLPAADADRPPISLTLDPAVGERATAAGRIGDEAFRITVASIGIEVSGATPEGVFRGVTALRQLRAPEDDAARIPAGEWEGSPAYSWRGAMLDVARHFRPAEDIRRLIDLLALHQLNILHLHLTDDQGWRFEVPGFPRLTEIGARREATQRGHGPLATVEPGVHDGHYTTTELRELVAYAAERFITIVPEVELPGHVQAALAAYPALGNVDASEPVSGPWERFGVNPRTLAPTEDSLAFGRAAIDALCDIFDSPWIGIGGDEVPVTEWAESPAAAARMQELGLASPRDVQPWFTRHFVEHVRSHGRTALAWDEVLEGEVPDGVRILAWRGPVALEEAIRRGIPVVGCPDLETYLDYRQSESADEPVPVGPPLTIEHAYTLRLPEGVVGGQANVWTEHLPTRDRVDFAMFPRLSAIAERLWVGGDPGDGDSFLRRLEVQLRRLTAAGVRYRPLDGSAIDQRRPGVPGRPMTVAAREQVVAGLVEGLRPHSPDTCDGARVE
- a CDS encoding ROK family transcriptional regulator; translated protein: MSESDESSHAAPVYLAGANAHAFGPSRHLRSRSKVLPEHARGHNRALVLQTLYHSGAMSRADLSRETGLTRVTISDLVAEFIADGIVVELGVRETAGPGKPPILIDIDRLGHQIIGIDLSDAEAFRGAVLSLDGDVIERRETARPEQPDGDVAYAALRELAGMLVAAATAPLLGVGVGTPGVVRPDGVVLSSPNLGWTDFPLEAQLGGDLGLPVLARNDANAAVLAEYTFGDARADFMLVKIGVGVGAGLISGSQPLLGSRFAAGEIGHVVVGTDGGPRCVCGRDGCLEAWLSVTRLRDAVQAQPEAREEILRDAGARLAIAIAPIVTALDLSEVVLSGPADLLDGTLIEAATSTLRERTLEGVFDDVVIRLTAQSDIVLRGAAVMVLSAQLGVS